In Labrus bergylta chromosome 6, fLabBer1.1, whole genome shotgun sequence, the following proteins share a genomic window:
- the LOC136179477 gene encoding interferon-induced protein with tetratricopeptide repeats 1-like has product MEKALSPRVRRLVPSGGDRSAAQSQTTLESLQCHFTWDLDRSRPKLLLLKDKMEDFSTEKGNRWLGHIYNLWGFIQYKLGLNEEANSLFQKAAETLNKLRDADEGPWLVVNYGNLAWLHHHLGELEESQAYLSKVVALMEKYPSPSQDDLHPEICAEKAWTLMFFGEDMILVVDYYEKAARMQADMMDWNTSYVIWLKNAQNFSDPMLDPDLLEKMRQAKERDPENLYLAALYLDQRADEGENIRDEVRELAGNVSTLCCSSSGMWALLNLYIKYISVDEAVDLAEEVLKEHPDVHYLKRLVAFCYRWRIVYKRRDYPDPEQSMMDRAIALHEELLSLYPHTPLKKEIDLAIIYAMSRHSKAKAEQIFQKLLENEPAEPSDKQMLYNKYAHHLFFHQNDSHRSIQYHMKAAAIPEKSSFRENSIRILERNKQRRIMCREIEEFFGNLQEPRQ; this is encoded by the coding sequence tgctgctcagagtcaaaccacactggagtccctgcagtgccacttcacctgggacctggaccgcagcaggccgaaacttttacttctgaaagacaaaatggaggacttcagcacagagaagggaaatagatggctgggccacatttacaacctgtgggggttcattcagtataaactggggttaaatgaagaggctaacagtttgttccagaaggctgcagagaccctcaacaagctgagagacgcagatgagggtccttggttagtggtgaactacgggaacctggcctggctgcaccaccacctgggagagctagaggagagtcaggcttacctgtcaaaggttgttgccctgatggaaaaatacccatctccatcccaggacgacctccatccagagatctgcgctgaaaaggcctggaccctgatgttcttCGGAGAGGACATGATTctggttgttgattactacgagaaagctgccaggatgcagGCGGACATGATggattggaacaccagctatgtcatatggttaaagaacgcccaaaacttcagtgacccaatgctggaccctgacctcttggagaaaatgagacaagccaaggaacgggatccagagaacttgtacctCGCTGCACTCTACCTTGACcaacgtgctgatgaaggagaaaacattcgagatgaagtccgtgagttggctggaaatgtgagcactctgtgctgcagtagcagtggcatgtgggccttactaaacctttacataaaatacatatcagttgatgaggccgttgatttggcagaggaagttctgaaagaacatccagatgtgcaTTATCTGAAGAGATTAGTTGCGTtctgctacagatggaggatcGTTTATAAAAGGAGAGATTACCCTGatccagaacaaagcatgatggacagagcaatcgctctccacgaggagctgctctctctttaccctcacaCTCCACTCAAAAAGGAAATTGACCTCGCAATTATCTATGCAATGTCACgtcacagcaaggccaaagctgagcagatatttcagaaactgctcgaaaatgaacctgcagaaccttcagacaaacagatgctttacaacaaatatgcacatcatttattctttcatcaaaatgactcccacaggtcgatacagtatcacatgaaggcagcagcaataccaGAAAAATCTTCCTTCCGTGAGAACAGCATCAGAATCTTGGAGAGGAATAAACAAAGACGcataatgtgcagagaaattGAGGAGTTTTTCGGAAACCTGCAAGAGCCAAGGCAGTAa